The proteins below come from a single Phycisphaerae bacterium genomic window:
- the pheS gene encoding phenylalanine--tRNA ligase subunit alpha, whose product MLEQLTEQLKKAAAEAERLLAESKTVDALRQAESRLMSKQGPLGSLLGQIGKLPAEVRGTAGKEINQAKARITEMFAAAKAALEQAADRQASAEQAFDPTLPGPVVPRGSVHPVTAVQWEVEEIMARIGFVVVGGPELETDYYNFEALNIPAMHPARDMQDTFWLTNGWLLRTHTSPCQVRAMLRLGPPLSIIAPGRVFRYETEDASHANTFHQLEGLMIDRHISIANLIAVMKLILTEIFHRDVKVRLRPGYFPFVEPGFELDMQCGICGGSGCPTCKRSGWIEILPCGMVHPNVLRSGNIDPREYTGFAFGLGLTRLAMMKYGVADIRGLNSGDLRAIIRPEQRNGAAIIDKD is encoded by the coding sequence ATGCTTGAGCAGCTTACTGAACAGTTGAAGAAGGCGGCGGCGGAAGCGGAGCGTTTGCTGGCCGAGTCGAAGACTGTGGACGCCCTTCGCCAGGCGGAGAGCCGGCTGATGAGCAAGCAGGGACCATTGGGCAGCCTGCTCGGCCAGATCGGCAAGCTCCCGGCCGAGGTTCGGGGTACGGCCGGCAAGGAGATCAATCAGGCCAAGGCTCGCATCACCGAGATGTTTGCCGCGGCCAAGGCCGCTCTTGAACAGGCGGCCGACAGGCAGGCATCGGCCGAGCAGGCTTTTGACCCCACCTTGCCCGGCCCGGTGGTTCCCCGAGGCAGCGTCCACCCCGTGACCGCCGTCCAGTGGGAGGTTGAGGAAATCATGGCCCGGATCGGGTTCGTGGTCGTCGGCGGCCCGGAACTGGAGACCGACTACTACAACTTCGAGGCCCTCAACATCCCGGCGATGCACCCCGCTCGTGACATGCAGGACACCTTCTGGCTGACCAACGGCTGGCTGCTGCGGACCCATACCTCCCCCTGCCAGGTCCGGGCCATGTTGCGGCTCGGTCCGCCGCTGAGCATCATCGCCCCCGGGCGGGTGTTTCGCTACGAGACGGAGGACGCATCGCACGCCAATACCTTTCATCAGCTTGAAGGGCTCATGATCGACCGGCACATCTCCATCGCCAACCTGATCGCGGTGATGAAGTTGATACTGACCGAGATCTTCCACCGCGACGTCAAAGTCCGCCTTCGACCAGGCTATTTCCCGTTCGTCGAGCCGGGTTTCGAACTGGACATGCAGTGCGGCATTTGCGGCGGAAGCGGTTGCCCGACCTGCAAGCGCAGCGGCTGGATCGAGATCCTGCCCTGCGGCATGGTACATCCTAACGTGCTCCGCAGCGGCAATATCGACCCACGCGAATACACCGGTTTTGCGTTCGGTCTGGGCCTGACGCGGCTGGCGATGATGAAATACGGAGTGGCCGATATCCGCGGGCTCAACAGCGGCGACCTGCGGGCGATCATCCGGCCGGAGCAGAGGAACGGCGCCGCAATCATCGACAAAGACTGA
- a CDS encoding D-aminoacylase, with product MQELSKLCLWLTISCVTGGCSKMVEYDLLIRNGEIYDGSGRAPFRGDIAINGDTIAEIGDLPAARGRTEIDARGLAVAPGFINMMSWANESLIADGRSQSEIRQGVTLEVLGEGNSMGPLNDKMKADEKERQGDIQYDIEWSTLREYLDYLVRRGVSCNVASFVGAATVRIHEIGHENRRPTAQELERMKALVRQAMEEGAVGLSSALIYAPGCYADTEELLELAKVAAEYDGLYASHLRSESEQLLEALDEFLSIARQAKIRAEVYHIKASGRRNWHKLDAMLGRIEAARAEGLHVTADMYTYHASATGLDSIMPPWVQEGGHRAWVERLKDPAIREKVKQEMRMTGNAYDNGLIAAGSADNIILIGFRSEALKPLTGMTLAEVAAQRGRSPEDTAIDLIIEDDSRVGAAFFTMSEDNVRKEIRQPWISFCSDSASQAPEGVFLKRNPHPRAYGSFARLLGKYVREEKLICLTEAIRRLTWLPAENMRLDRRGRLSPGYFADIVVFDPATIIDRATFKQPHQYATGVRDVFVNGVQVLRNGEHTGAKPGRVVCGPGVRKG from the coding sequence ATGCAAGAACTTTCGAAGCTCTGTCTCTGGCTGACCATTTCGTGTGTCACGGGGGGCTGTTCCAAGATGGTCGAGTACGATCTGCTTATCCGCAACGGCGAGATATACGACGGTTCCGGAAGAGCGCCCTTTCGCGGCGACATCGCGATCAACGGCGATACGATCGCCGAAATCGGGGACCTGCCTGCGGCTCGCGGTCGGACGGAGATTGACGCCCGGGGACTGGCCGTCGCGCCCGGCTTCATCAACATGATGAGCTGGGCCAATGAATCACTGATCGCCGACGGCCGGTCGCAAAGCGAGATTCGCCAGGGCGTGACTCTCGAGGTGCTTGGCGAAGGCAACTCGATGGGGCCTCTTAACGACAAGATGAAGGCCGATGAAAAGGAGCGCCAGGGCGACATTCAATACGACATCGAGTGGAGCACTCTGAGGGAATACCTCGATTACCTGGTTCGCCGAGGGGTATCCTGCAACGTGGCCTCGTTTGTCGGAGCGGCGACGGTTCGCATCCACGAGATTGGTCACGAGAACCGCAGGCCGACCGCGCAGGAACTCGAGCGAATGAAAGCCTTGGTCCGCCAGGCGATGGAAGAAGGGGCCGTGGGGCTGTCATCGGCGCTCATCTACGCGCCCGGCTGCTACGCGGATACCGAGGAACTGCTGGAGCTGGCGAAGGTCGCGGCGGAGTATGACGGCCTGTACGCCTCGCACCTGCGCAGTGAGAGCGAGCAGTTGCTGGAGGCGCTGGATGAGTTCCTGAGCATCGCGCGGCAGGCGAAGATCCGGGCGGAGGTTTATCACATCAAGGCCTCCGGCCGCCGCAACTGGCACAAGCTGGACGCGATGCTCGGGCGCATCGAGGCCGCCCGAGCCGAGGGTTTGCACGTCACTGCGGACATGTACACGTACCATGCCAGCGCCACCGGTCTGGATTCGATCATGCCCCCGTGGGTTCAGGAAGGCGGTCACCGGGCCTGGGTCGAGCGTCTGAAGGACCCCGCCATCCGCGAGAAGGTGAAGCAGGAAATGCGGATGACCGGAAACGCCTACGACAACGGGCTGATCGCCGCGGGGTCGGCCGACAACATCATTCTGATCGGTTTTCGCAGCGAGGCCCTCAAGCCGCTGACCGGGATGACCCTGGCGGAGGTGGCCGCTCAGCGAGGCCGGTCGCCTGAAGATACGGCAATCGACCTGATCATCGAGGACGACAGCCGGGTGGGCGCGGCGTTCTTTACCATGTCCGAGGACAACGTTCGCAAGGAGATCCGTCAGCCGTGGATCAGCTTCTGTTCCGATTCCGCTTCGCAGGCCCCCGAGGGCGTCTTCCTTAAGAGGAATCCACATCCGCGGGCTTACGGATCGTTCGCCCGATTGCTGGGCAAGTACGTCCGCGAAGAGAAGCTGATCTGCCTTACGGAGGCGATCCGGCGTCTGACCTGGTTGCCGGCCGAGAACATGCGACTGGACCGGCGCGGCCGGTTATCGCCGGGTTATTTCGCGGATATCGTGGTCTTCGACCCGGCGACGATCATCGATCGCGCCACTTTCAAGCAACCGCATCAGT
- the pheT gene encoding phenylalanine--tRNA ligase subunit beta — translation MLISLNWLRDFVDVPQDLDPGDLAERFTCTTAEVEGVQHITCSASGLIAAGIVNVEAIPGDKPLFLVKVDLGNKQVDTVTIAEGLKSGDRVVFAPPGSTLPGVGQVAERKTAGRTSAGMIVPGDALSLPTVGQRAMWLPPSTRPGSPVDMSLFDDWVIEVDNKSITHRPDLWGHYGIAREVAAICDRRLKPYPIVPPQELDDPALPAIPIVIDDPSKCPRYSALRFTGVRPQPAPLWMQVRLAHVGLRPIDILVDLTNYIMAELGQPMHAFDCANIDRIEVALAKPGEKFVTLDGFTRTMPEGALMIQCNRQSVALAGIMGGANTEVTAKTTDLLLESANFEAATIRRCATALGHRTDASARFEKSQDPHNTVIGIGRFVYLARPELPDMKFTSRLSDCFPNPPKPITIRVDPAFVGRYIGRQVPADRIMSILAKIGFAVKPVDGMLEVGVPTWRATKDVSIEADIIEEVARFIGYGTITPALPEVTVRYAEPEAITRLERQTLTLMCGGMSYAEVHRYIWFDAEWLKLLGFDPGPTLSLKNPVAAGTERLRTTLLPGLLAAVDLNRRHFERFELLEIGSALPYGEKEAPEKTEQRHLALAVVAPGRKPAHEDALILRLKSDLETFAQQVLKGHFQFAAEKAAAPWEHPAKTAAVKLDGLLVGRITAVPAALRRRIDEHLVAWSIALAEINLSLLAERRPEPRKLAPVPVYPRINLDFSVLARSSRRYEDIEGALRTYDHPLLRRLAFVDSYEGGSVPQGMRSFTFRATIGDPSRTLTEQDIQDFRSTFLEWMKSQDLALRT, via the coding sequence TTGCTGATCTCACTTAACTGGTTGCGCGATTTCGTGGATGTTCCCCAGGACCTTGATCCCGGGGATCTGGCAGAGCGATTCACCTGTACGACAGCCGAAGTCGAAGGCGTCCAACACATCACCTGCTCGGCCTCGGGTCTGATCGCGGCCGGCATTGTCAATGTCGAAGCCATCCCCGGCGACAAGCCGTTGTTTCTCGTCAAGGTCGACCTTGGCAACAAGCAGGTGGATACCGTTACCATCGCCGAGGGCCTGAAGAGCGGTGACCGCGTGGTCTTTGCTCCGCCGGGATCCACGCTGCCCGGCGTTGGGCAGGTCGCTGAGCGCAAGACCGCGGGCCGCACCAGCGCGGGAATGATCGTCCCCGGTGATGCCCTCAGCCTGCCCACTGTCGGCCAGCGGGCCATGTGGCTGCCGCCCTCCACAAGACCGGGCAGTCCCGTCGATATGAGCCTGTTCGATGACTGGGTCATCGAGGTCGACAATAAGTCCATCACCCATCGGCCGGATCTGTGGGGCCACTACGGAATCGCCCGCGAAGTGGCGGCCATCTGCGACCGCCGACTGAAACCGTACCCGATCGTGCCGCCGCAGGAACTGGACGACCCGGCGCTACCGGCTATTCCGATCGTCATCGACGACCCGAGCAAATGCCCGCGCTACAGCGCGCTGCGTTTTACCGGTGTGCGCCCGCAACCCGCCCCGCTGTGGATGCAGGTTCGGCTCGCTCACGTGGGGTTGCGACCGATCGACATTCTTGTCGACCTGACCAATTACATCATGGCCGAACTGGGTCAGCCCATGCACGCATTCGACTGCGCGAACATCGATCGAATCGAAGTGGCCCTGGCCAAACCGGGCGAGAAGTTCGTCACCCTCGACGGTTTCACCCGAACCATGCCTGAGGGTGCCCTCATGATCCAGTGCAACCGCCAATCGGTGGCCTTGGCTGGCATCATGGGCGGCGCCAATACGGAGGTCACCGCCAAGACCACCGATCTGCTCCTTGAGAGCGCAAACTTTGAGGCGGCAACCATCCGACGGTGTGCGACTGCTCTCGGACATCGCACCGATGCCAGTGCTCGCTTCGAGAAGTCACAAGATCCGCATAACACGGTCATCGGAATCGGACGTTTCGTCTACCTGGCACGTCCCGAACTCCCGGACATGAAGTTTACCAGCCGGCTCTCTGACTGTTTCCCGAACCCGCCCAAACCGATCACGATCCGCGTCGATCCGGCGTTTGTCGGCCGGTACATCGGTCGCCAGGTGCCGGCCGACCGGATCATGAGCATCCTGGCAAAAATCGGTTTCGCCGTAAAGCCGGTTGACGGCATGCTTGAAGTCGGCGTGCCGACTTGGCGGGCGACAAAAGACGTCAGCATCGAGGCCGATATCATCGAGGAAGTGGCTCGGTTCATCGGTTACGGCACGATCACGCCGGCGTTGCCCGAGGTCACCGTCCGTTACGCCGAGCCGGAAGCCATCACGCGATTGGAGCGCCAGACGCTCACCCTGATGTGCGGCGGCATGAGTTATGCCGAAGTGCATCGTTACATCTGGTTCGACGCCGAGTGGCTCAAGCTGCTGGGCTTCGATCCCGGTCCGACGCTGTCGCTGAAGAATCCGGTGGCGGCCGGGACCGAACGGCTTCGTACCACGTTGCTGCCCGGTCTTCTTGCCGCCGTCGATCTCAACCGTCGCCACTTTGAGCGCTTCGAACTGCTCGAGATCGGCAGCGCCTTGCCATACGGAGAAAAAGAAGCGCCCGAAAAAACCGAGCAACGCCACCTGGCGCTGGCCGTGGTTGCCCCCGGTCGCAAGCCGGCACATGAGGACGCCCTGATCCTCCGGCTCAAGAGCGATTTGGAGACATTTGCCCAACAGGTGCTCAAAGGTCATTTTCAGTTCGCCGCCGAAAAAGCCGCCGCCCCATGGGAGCACCCCGCTAAAACGGCCGCGGTCAAACTTGATGGACTGCTTGTCGGACGGATCACCGCTGTCCCGGCAGCGCTGCGCCGCCGCATCGATGAACATTTGGTTGCCTGGTCAATCGCCCTGGCTGAGATCAACCTGTCGCTCCTGGCCGAACGTCGCCCCGAACCTCGCAAGCTGGCTCCCGTGCCCGTCTACCCGCGCATCAATCTGGATTTCTCCGTGCTCGCTCGATCCTCGCGACGCTACGAGGACATCGAAGGGGCGCTGCGGACGTACGATCACCCGCTCTTGCGGCGCCTGGCTTTCGTTGACAGCTACGAGGGCGGCTCCGTACCCCAGGGTATGCGAAGCTTTACTTTCCGGGCCACCATCGGCGACCCCTCGCGAACGCTGACCGAACAGGACATCCAGGATTTTCGTTCGACTTTCCTTGAGTGGATGAAGAGCCAGGATCTGGCTCTGCGGACATAG